A genomic window from Montipora capricornis isolate CH-2021 chromosome 8, ASM3666992v2, whole genome shotgun sequence includes:
- the LOC138014039 gene encoding uncharacterized protein — MWLSILPNVPILPLVYFVFPPCYYWVYYGLQLAAGSIPSRRHLGLLGQDFPNRIRYSSSDLKSIRKLCPKDRLPADIWSKLGSLGIRKPCRGKRAGRNRRTYYGLPVSTLSTGLPLAASLSHSGGSQQLFLPNIIYSNVRSIVSKMDELQAVVHNNNANIVIITETWLNDTHSDSIIHLSDFICFRRDRPSCAGGVCIYIRSSVPCSRIYDFETPEIESLWIKLRPHRLPRHVSMILVAVVYQSTSCGSDDNRALLQHLQVNTGSFLQQHPEGLILITGDFNPASTGLSLHETTCITNLSQIIKVLTRDSGILDWCLTNRANLFTSPKQLPKLGTSDHYTISIVPSMCAPIKNTNSVIWRRDLRPSRMREFGSWITQQSCQSVFDQSLIHDKYEAFTDLLITAIDIYLPMRKIRLASTDKAWITVKLKSLIARRQAALHRFGKESEVFKRYRNIVQYECSIAKKCYYTNKVAALKSTNIKRWWSEIKSLQGGRVSSPWHLQLLSDLCPSVERLVEQFNQFLGSLTESFTPLPPPVSGLFFPTPSEFLIDDVTAFKALCAVKNNKSSGPEPFPCRIWKDFAVELAPVVRDIYNASLVQGFIPSQLKQSIISPLPKCSPPKDIKADLRPFALTSQFSKVLEGFMCRFLYDQVVDLIDDKQFALAGGFGILEAKLYPMDEKYLFIMSGKSEGLCDT; from the coding sequence ATGTGGCTCAGTATTTTACCTAATGTACCAATACTGCCTTTGGTGtactttgtttttccaccgtgCTACTACTGGGTATATTATGGCCTTCAACTTGCAGCTGGTTCGATACCTTcgagacgccatcttggattacTTGGTCAGGACTTTCCAAACAGAATCAGATACTCCAGTTCTGATCTCAAGTCGATAAGGAAGTTATGTCCGAAAGATCGTCTTCCTGCTGATATTTGGTCTAAATTGGGCAGTCTGGGAATTAGGAAACCTTGCCGTGGAAAACGGGCTGGAAGAAATCGAAGAACATACTATGGCTTACCTGTGTCTACACTCTCCACAGGCCTCCCACTTGCGGCTTCTCTCTCACATTCTGGGGGATCGCAACAGCTTTTCCTTCCCAATATAATTTACAGCAATGTTCGATCTATTGTTTCCAAGATGGATGAATTGCAAGCTGTAGTTCATAATAATAACGCTAATATTGTGATCATCACCGAAACCTGGCTCAATGACACTCATTCTGACTCTATTATTCATCTGTCAGATTTCATTTGCTTTCGACGTGATAGACCTTCGTGCGCCGGCGGAGTTTGCATTTACATCCGCTCCTCGGTGCCCTGTTCTCGTATTTACGACTTCGAAACGCCGGAGATTGAGTCATTGTGGATAAAACTGCGTCCGCACCGTCTACCTCGTCACGTGTCAATGATTCTTGTGGCTGTGGTGTACCAGTCCACCAGCTGTGGTTCAGATGATAATCGGGCTCTTTTGCAGCATCTACAAGTGAACACTGGGTCCTTCTTACAGCAACACCCAGAAGGGTTGATACTTATAACTGGCGACTTCAATCCTGCCAGCACTGGACTTTCTCTAcatgaaactacatgtataacgAACCTCAGCCAGATCATTAAGGTTTTAACCAGGGATTCGGGCATCCTAGACTGGTGTCTGACCAACCGTGCAAATTTGTTCACCTCTCCTAAGCAGCTCCCTAAATTGGGTACAAGCGATCATTACACTATCTCCATTGTTCCGTCTATGTGTGCACCGATTAAGAATACCAACTCTGTAATATGGAGGCGTGATTTGAGGCCTAGCAGGATGCGTGAGTTTGGGTCCTGGATCACTCAACAATCCTGTCAGTCAGTGTTCGATCAGTCCTTAATACATGACAAGTATGAGGCCTTCACTGATTTACTTATCACTGCGATTGACATTTATCTTCCAATGAGGAAGATTAGGTTAGCCTCGACTGATAAAGCCTGGATTACAGTTAAGTTGAAATCCTTGATCGCTCGTCGTCAGGCTGCCCTGCATCGTTTTGGAAAGGAGTCTGAGGTATTCAAGCGTTACCGCAACATTGTTCAGTATGAGTGTTCAATTGCTAAGAAATGCTACTACACAAACAAAGTAGCAGCTCTCAAGTCGACCAACATCAAACGGTGGTGGAGCGAAATAAAGAGCCTTCAAGGGGGTAGGGTCTCTTCTCCGTGGCATTTACAGTTGTTAAGTGACCTGTGTCCATCTGTTGAGCGCCTTGTGGAACAATTCAATCAGTTTCTTGGTTCTCTTACGGAGAGCTTTACCCCGTTGCCGCCTCCAGTATCAGGTCTTTTCTTCCCCACGCCGAGCGAGTTCCTGATCGATGACGTCACCGCTTTTAAAGCGCTTTGCGCGGTGAAGAATAACAAGTCATCTGGCCCTGAACCTTTCCCTTGTAGAATCTGGAAGGACTTTGCTGTGGAACTTGCGCCGGTAGTACGCGATATTTATAACGCGTCTCTTGTACAGGGTTTTATACCCTCCCAGTTAAAGCAAAGCATAATTTCACCACTCCCCAAGTGCAGTCCACCTAAGGATATCAAGGCTGATCTTCGCCCTTTTGCGCTCACGTCACAATTCTCAAAAGTGCTCGAAGGCTTTATGTGCAGATTCTTGTACGATCAAGTGGTCGATCTTATTGATGATAAGCAGTTCGCCTTGGC